CCGCGAGGCTCCGACACCGGAGCCGGGAACCATAGACTATAAATTTTCCAGACAGGGGGCGTGAATGTCACATATTCTTGAACTGACCGACATTCAGGGGAATGTGGTTCTGGCCTACAAGTTTCCCCTGTCCAGGTATATCCTGTTACGGGTCAATGATGCGGAAGGGGGGCGTGACTTCCTGCAGCGGGCGTTGCCCCATATCAACTCGGGGGAACTCTGGGAAGACGGCGCAAAACCCGAGGCAACGACCAACATCTCTTTTACCTACACGGGACTGAAGGCGCTGGGCGTGCCGCAAAGCAGTCTCAGGACCTTTCCGGTCGCCTTTCAGGAAGGGATGAAAGCCCGGGCAGACATTCTTGGCGATACCGGTACAAGTGCTCCGGAAAACTGGGACGAATGCTGGCGCGGCGAGGTGCATATACTGCTGTCCATCAATGCCCGGACTGTTACACCGATCCAGGATCTCACGGAGATTACCGAGGCGGAAAAGAAATATCTGCATGACCATTATGAGGCGTTGAGGTATCTGTGGGAAGCGAACGGCAGCATCACCTGGCTGGGGGAACAGGACGGCAATGTGCTGTTTTACGACGGTCACCCGACAGCGAAAGAGCATTTCGGTTTTACCGACGGAATCGGCAATCCGGCCTTTTCCGGCATGGACCTGAAACAGATGAAGGTGCCGGGCCGGGGCAAGCAGCTGCCGGACGGCCGCTGGGTGCCGCTTGCTGCCGGGGAGTTTGTGCTGGGCTATCCCGACGAGGCCCAGGAACTGCCACTTGCCCCCGCACCACATATGCTCAGCCGCAACGGCACTTTCATGGCTTACCGCAAACTGCACCAGAATGTCGCCAGCTTCCGCAAGTATTTGATGGCGCAGGGCAAGAGATATGAAAAAACCCTGGATATGAGCAAATATCGCCACGCGGACGGCCGCGAGGTGCAGGGCTGGGAAATACTGGCCGCCAAGATGGCCGGGCGCTGGCTGGACGGTACGCCGGTCGAACTGTCTCCTTACGGGGAAAATCCGGCGGTGCTGAATGATCCCATGAAGAACAACGATTTCGATTATGATGAGGACCTGGAAGGGGCGCGCTGTCCGCTCGGCGCCCATGTGCGGCGGGCCAATCCCCGCGATGCCCTGGGCTTTCAGGGGCAATTGACCAACCGCAGGCGCATCCTGCGCCGGGGATTGCCCTATGGGACCGCGACCCCTTTTGGTGAACTGGGCAATGACGACGGCGAGCACGGCATTATTTTCATGTCCCTCAATGCCAGCATCGAACGTCAGTTTGAGTTTGTTCAGCAGCAATGGATGAATTACGGCAATGATTTTATCCAGGGTAATGACAAGGATATTCTGGTTGGTGACAATGACGGCAGCACCCAGGCGGTGATCCAGAATGATCCGGACGGCGACCGGCCGCCGTTTGTCTGCGCCGATATCCCCCGGTTTGTGGAAGTGCGTGGCGGAGATTATTTCTTTATCCCCAGTCTGACGGCCCTGCGGATGATCAGCAAGCAGGATATTTCCACCATTTAACCGCAGACAGGAAGGAAGCATTGATGGAATTTGTGATCGCACCTTTGAGGTCAGTTTTTTCCTGTATTTACAATATCTTCAGAAATATTTTTAAAGCGATTTATGTGTGGTGTTACGGCCTGTGGAATCTGCTGTGGCTGATCAAGGAACTGTTGTTCGGCAAGGGCACCCTTGCCGACAAGGCCGCTTCGGTTGGCGTGCAACATGCCGGCATGATGTTCCTCCGGGCGTTCCTGCCGACGATTGTGCTCCGCAAGAAGCTGATCACGGCCTATGAAAATACCGGCACGGCGGTGGTGACCGCGGCGGAGGATGTGTGGGAAGTGGTGAATCAGGACGAAGTCTTTCTTACCGCCTATGCGCCGAAAATGGCGGTGCTGACGAATGGCAGCAACTTCTTTCTCGGCATGCAGAATACGCCCCGGTATACCAACAATGTCAGTGACCTGAGGCTGGCGGCCAACCGGGATGACATTCCGCGTGTAATTACGCCGACCGTCAGCCGAGAAGCCGGACAGATCGTGGCCGGGGCGGGGGGCGAGCTGGATCTGCCGCAGCAATTGACCCTGCCGGTGATGGCGCAATTGGCGGAAGAATATTTCGGGACAACCGGTCTTTCCAAGGAAACGTTGATCCAGTGGACCCATGCCATTTTCCGCTATATTTTCTTCGATTTTTCCGAGGAGCCTGCGGTGAAAGATCCGGCGGCCCAGGCGGCGAAGGAAATGCGGGACTATCTGGACCAGCTGATTGCAGACCGCAAGGCGGGGCCGGAAAAGGATGATGTGCTGGGCCGCTGCCTGAAGCTGCAGGCGGCGGGGATGCCGGCTATGGGGGACGAGAATATCCGGGATAATTTCCTTGGTATGTTGACGGCAATGGTGCCGACCATTCCCAATGCCGCGGCAAAAATTCTGGATGTGTTCCTGGACAAGCCGGAAGCCCTGGCCGGGGCGCGGGCGGCAGCACTGGCGGATGACGATGAACTGTTGCTGAAATATATCATCGAGGCCTTTCGCTTCAATCCCATGAATCCGGTGATTTTCCGTATTGCCGCCCGGGACTATGTGGTGGCGGAAGGCACCCTGCGGCAGCGGACCATACCCAAGGGTACCTTTGTCTTCGCCGCCAACCTGTCGGCCATGTTCGATCCCTGGGCGGTCAGCTCACCGCAGAAGTTTGATATCACCCGCCCGCCGGAAGATTATATTCTCTGGGGTCTGGGCCTGCATCGCTGTTTCGGGGAATATATCTCCCATGCGGCTCTGCCGGCATTTTTCAAGCCGCTGCTGCAACAGGAAAATCTGCGCCGGGCGCCGGGCGCGGCGGGTCACATTGAAACCGGTCAGGGCCCGTTTCCCTGGCATTTCCATATCGAGTGGGACTGACCTTTCACGCTCCTGTCATCTTCCGCTTCCATAACACAGCAAACACTTTCGCGGAGGATTTGAAACGTGATAAAATATGGCGCAGTTATCCTGTCTTTATTGTGGAGCTTGACGTCCATGTCCAACGCCGCAGATGCTGTCCCGACCCTGACCGGGGAAAAGCCGGTGATTATTGCCCATCGCGGCGCCAGCGGCTATCGCCCGGAACATACCCTTGCGTCCTACAAACTGGCCATCGAGATGGGCGCCGACTATATCGAGCCGGACCTGGTGATGACGAAGGACGGGGTGATGGTGGCGCGCCACGACCGCTACCTCGGCACCACCACCGATGTGGCCGATCATCCCGAATTCGCCGACCGCAGGCGGGAAGACAGCCGCACCGGCCGCGACCGGCATGAAGGCCTGGAATGGTTTGTGGAGGATTTCACGCTGGCGGAAATCAAGACCCTGCGCGCCCGCCAGGTTTGGGACAGCCGCCCCAAGCAATTCGATGGGAAGTTCGAAATCCCCACTTTCGAGGAAATCCTTGAGCTGGTGCAACAGGTGAAAACGGCAACCGGCAGGACGGTTGGAATCTATCCGGAAACCAAGGCGCCCGGCTATTTCAAGTCGATCGGGCTCGATTTCGAGGCACCGCTGCTGGCCATGCTGAAAAAATACGGCTATGACAGCGCGGAAGACAAAATCTTCATCCAGAGTTTTGAGCCGGAAATCCTCGAAAGCCTCAACCAAAAGACCGGCATGAAGCTGATCATGCTGCTGTGGCCCGACGATATGAAGGTCATGGTGCCCAACTATGACCTCGACTATGTGGCCGCATTCGCCGACGGGATCGGGCCGCTGAAATTTATGCTCCTCAACGAACAGGGCCAGGACAATGGCCTGGTGAAGCAGGCCCACGCCCTCGGCCTCGAAGTGCACCCCTATACTTTCCGCAATGATCAGTTGCCGGAGCAGTTTGCCACGCCGCAGGCGGAATATGAACATTATTTCCGCATGGGTGTTGACGGCCTGTTCAGCGATTTTTCCGACACCGCGCTGGCGGTTCGCGACCGCCTATACTGAATAACCGGACCCGATAAGGGGAACTCAATCACTCCAGGCGACGTTGGTGATTTCTACACCATAGACATGGTGTCCCTTACTGGCCTTTTGCAGGGCGGTTTCCACGCTCTGCTGCATTTCCAGTTGCAGCGCGCGATAAATCGTTTTGTTATCCCAGTCCTGGTGCAGGTTTTTCTTGATCGCCCGGTCGGCGCCGCGCTGGAAGACCGTCTGCCGGTTCTCCTCGATCTGTGCCTCATCAAGGTCGGTGGTAAGCTTGTAGGTAATGTCCAGGGTCTTGTGCCCGTTGAAACTGCGCATGACCCGTGTGTAATGCAGCTGGATTTCGACGCTATTCAATGTTGCCCCTTGTGGCGCAGGGGGAATATCGCCGAGCAGATGCGCTTCATATTCATCCAAATTCAGGCAGGACTTCTGGAGTGTGGCGGAGAGCCAGAATGTTTTCTGGCTTGGCAGGGGCGGCTCTTCCCGGACCAGTTCCAGTTCCGAACGCGCCATACTGGCGCAATAGCCGCCGGCCGCGGCACCGGCACGTTTTTGTAGGGAATTATGCAATTTGACAAACTGGTTGATTTCATCTTCCGACAGTTCTTCTTTTTTCCTGGCGCGTATCAGAAGCGGGCAATAAGGGACGAGATCCTGCATGATCTCCTCGCCATTTTCCTCAATCATTTGCTCCTTGTAAACGTCTGCGCGATCATGGAACTCCCGGGATTTCTTTTGTTTTTCCGCTACAAGCTGATTCGGGTAATCGAGGATAAAATCCCGGCCGCAACTGCAATTGATGAATTTGCGTTGTTCGGGACTGGCGGCGTCACAGGCTTCCAGAAAAGCCGCCGCGCGGGTTTCCAGCGTGGCTTCTTCTTCAGCGACGACCGGGCCGCTCAAAACAAAGAAAACAAAGGGAGTCAAAAGCAAGATGAATTTACGCATTTCCAGATCCTGAAGTGGGTGCCTGAACATATCTACGACCACTCCATTAACATGAGATATTTTACAGCTTTATGACAATCCTGTGACGGCGGACAATTCTGCGGCTTAACAGAGGTCTTTCTGTTCGGTGAGTATGTCCCTGAAGGCATCCCTGTAGATGCCGAGGACGGTGATCATCACGGCGGCCAGCACCGGGCCCAGAATGATCCCGGCGGCGCCGAACGCGGTAAGGCCGCCCAGCGTACTAACCAGCACCAGCAGGTCCGGCATTTTTGTATCCCGCTCCACAAGCCGCGGACGCAGGATATTGTCCACCATGCCGACGATAAAGAACCCCCAGGCGAAGAGGCCGGCGGCAAGGCCGTAGTCGCCGCTGGCCAGAAGGTAAAGGAAAGCCGGAACCCAGATGATGCCGGAACCAATGCCGGGAATCGCGGAAATCAGGACCACGATCAGGCCCCAGAAGACCGGGGCATCAATGCCGCAGACCCAGAAGGCCAGGCCGAGAAGGGTTCCCTGGATGGAGCCGATGATCAGGATGCTTTTCAGCATGGCCTGGGACATGAACAGGCCCTTTTGCCGGATCAACTGACGGTCTTTTTCACACAATGGCAGATACTGGTAGATGGCCTCCATTGTGCCGTGGCCCCAGATCAGGAAAAAGAACATGGCATAAACCATGATGAACAGGTCCACCAGCATCTGGGCTGTGCCCTGGGTGGCAGCCGACAGGGTCCTGATGACGAAGCCGCTGGCGGTGCCGGCCCATTCGGCAAGCTTCGAGTAAATAGTGGATTTATAGGCGGCGAGTTCGTCCGCAAAGGGGAACCAGTCGGGCAAAACGCCGTTCACGGTACTATTCTGGCTGACCTGCAGATTGATCCAGCTGATCACGGCGTGGGAAATCTTCAGGCCCTCTGCCGCTGCCAGGGACAAGAGGCCGATCACAGGAATCCCGACCACAATCATGACCAGGAACAGCAGCAGCCCTGCCGTGAGGCCCCGGCGTTCCGTCCCCAGTTTGGCGAGCAAGGCATCATAGGCGGGTTGCAACAGGGCGGCGAAGATGGTTGCCATGATAATGGTAATGATATAGCCGTGGATCACCCACAGGAAGACGCTGGTAAACAGAATCATCAGGCCAATGATGAATCTTTTGCGCTGTCTGAGCGACAAATCTTCTGTCTGAACCTGTTCTGTTACTTCCTCTGCCATGTCTCCGCCCCGAAATGGTTGCCGGATTAGTCTAGGGGGAAATTGCTGTATGGCAAAGAATAAAAAAGCCCCGCCGTACACGCCGGCGGGGCAGTTTGCTAGTCGCATCTAAGGAGGGGTAGGGAGGTCTAGCTGTAATCTTCGATGACAATGGCTTGGGCGGCCGCATTGATCACGGCGGCAATCCGGACGGTGGACTGTACGCCCACTTTGGAGATTCCGGCCTTGATCACTTCATTGACATGGGCCTCGAGGCACATACCACAGCCGTTGATGGCGCTCACCGCCAGGGAATAAAGTTCGAAATCCACTTTTTCGATCCCCGGTCGGCCGATCACATTCATGCGCAGCTTGGCCGGCAGGCCCAGGTAATCCTTGTCGCGCACCATATGGGTGAAGCGGTAATAAACGTTGTTCATGCCCATGATGGTCGCCGCCGCCTTGGCGGCATTGATTTCTTCGGCCGTGATATTGCCTTCGGTCTCGATGGTCAGGGCCTCGATCACGGCCTGGTTTTTGGTGGCATAGGCACTGGCCAGGGCAATACCATAAATCTGGTTCTGGTTCAGGCCTTCCGCACCTTCCTCTGACAGGACACTGGACAGATTAAGTTTGATGTCCTTGGCATAGTCGGGCATGCGGGATTTGATATTCTGTACTGACATAACTGCTTCCTTTCAAAAACTTTTCTGCTGGTGCCCTCTGTCGGGAGGGAGAAGAGGGTGGCGGAGACCAGGGGAGGACGGTCTCCGCCCACTGTGGGAGGGGTTTATTCCACAGTGATGGTTTCTTCACCCTGCTGCCAGTTGCAGGGGCACAGTTCGTCGGTTTGCAGGGCGTCCAGCACCCGCAGGACTTCTTTCGGGTTACGGCCCACGTTCATGTCGGTCACCATGACGAAGCGGACAATGCCGTGCGGGTCGATGATGAAGACAGCGCGCTGGGCGACGCCCGCTTCCGGATCAATGATGCCGAGGGCTTCAGACAGTTCGCGCTTGACGTCGGCCAGCATCGGGAAGGGGAGGTCATTCAGCTCCTCCTTGTCCTTGCGCCAGGCCAGGTGCACAAACTCGCTGTCGATGCTGGCGCCGAGGATCTGGGCGTCGCGGTCCTGGAAGTCTTCGTTCATTTCACCGAAAGCTGCAATTTCCGTCGGGCAGACGAAGGTAAAGTCTTTCGGCCAGAAGAAGAGCACCTGCCACTTGCCGGCATATGTCTGGTCTGTGATTTCGGTAAAGGCATTGTTCACATCGTTGGAAACGGTCGCCTGCACTTTAAATTCGGGAAGTTTCTGACCTACGCTAATCATTGGGTATCTCCTTTAAGTCATTGTTTGCTGCGGTTGAGTTGAAGATATGTTTTTAAAAACGATATGTACAATCGATTGTTATTAGTGTTATGATAAGAAAAACTTATTAAGGTGAAATATGAACCTGCGGGACCTGAACTATCTTGTTGCGGTGGCGGACAATGGCCATTTTGGCCGGGCTGCAGAAGTCTGCCATGTTAGCCAGCCGGCGCTGAGTATGCAAATCCGGAAGCTGGAGGACTTCCTTGGCGTGCCCCTGTTTGAGCGCACCAACAAGACCGTCATGATTACGGAAGCAGGGCGCCAGATTGTCGCCCGGGCGCGGGTAGTCCTGCAGGAGGCGGAAAATATTCGCGAGATTGCCGACAGCTTCCGGGATCCCCTTGCCGGTAAAATCCTGCTTGGCGCCTTTCCGACCTTGGCGCCTTATCTGCTGCCGAAAGTCATACCGGCTCTGCATCAGCATTTTCCGGCGCTGGCCCTCTACCTGGTGGAGGAGAAGACCGAGGTTCTGGTCGAGAAAATCAAGGCGGGGGAAGTTGAGGCTGCCATGCTGGCCATCCCGGTGGAGGAGGAACAACTGGACTCCGAAGAGCTGTTTACCGAAGAGTTTCTGCTGGCGCTTCCTGCCGATCACAGGCTTGCCGGGCACACGTCCGTATCCTTTAATGACATCCGCAACGAAAGCCTGTTGCTGCTGGAGGAAGGGCATTGCCTGCGGACCCAGGCGCTGAAGGTTTGCACTCTGGTGGGGGCGCGGGAAAATACCGAGTTTCGCGCCACCAGCCTGGAAACCCTGCGCCAGATGGTGGCTGCGAGTGTGGGCATGACCCTGATGCCGGAGTTTGCCGTACGCGAGCAGGAGGGGGTCGTCTATCTGCCTTTTACCGGCGATGTGCCAAGCCGGACTATCGCATTGTTTTATCGCAAAAGTTCAGTGCGCAAGAAACTGCTGTCCGAGATCGCCGGACATGTCCGTGACCTTATCGGGCAGGCAGGCTGAGGCCTTCCAGTTCCAGAAGGCGTTGCTTCCGCTCCACACCGCCGGCATAGCCGGTGAGGGTGCCGTCGCTGCCGATGACCCGGTGGCAGGGGACGATAATGGCAACCGGGTTTTGGCCGTTGGCAGTGCCGACCGCCCGTACCGCCTTTTCATTGCCGACGGCCCGGGCCAGTTGCGCGTAGGTCCAGGTTTGCCCGGCGGGAATGGTGCGCAGCGCCTGCCATACTTTGACCTGGAACGGCGTTCCCTGCATTTCCACGTCGATATCATCCAGGCTGTCTGTCCGGCCGGAAAAATAGCTTTCCAGCTTGCACCGGAGAGAGGGATTTTTCTGCTTGGTCAGGGTGTAGTCCCCATATCTTTTTGACAACAAACGATGCATTCGCTCCTCATAACTCTCGAAATCAAGGGCGCAGATCCTGGTCCCGTGACTGACGGCAAAGATCCTGCCGACCGGGCTTTCGATATGGTCAATGGTGAGGTCAGTCATCGGCGAAATCCTTGTGAAGTGAAGACCAGAGATACATGGTGGCATAGCCCCGGAACGGGCGCCATTTTTCCGCGATTTGCAGCATGCCCAGGCTGGATTTGCTGTTTTGTTCCAGGCCCAGGGCCTTGATCAGGCCCAGGTCATTGACGGGGAAGGCGTCCGGCTCGCGGAGCCCCCGCATGGCGATATAGTTGGCCGTCCAGGGACCAATCCCCTTGAGAGCGCACAGGTTCTGGACCACATCCTCCAGCTGCGCGGGGCGGCGCAGGAAATCCGGGTCCTTCATAACCCTGGCCGAGAAGCTTTTGAGCAATTCCTGACGGCTCCGGGGAATGCCGATATCGGACAGGTCGGCGGCGGCAATATCCTCAGGCCGGGGAAACAGGAGCGAAAGTCCTTCGGGGGCCCCGGCGAGCGGTCGTCCCAGCTTGCGCACCAAGCGGCTGGCGAGGGTGGTGCCGCCTTCAACGCTGACCTGCTGACCGAGAATCGCCCGGATGGCCAGTTCAAAGGGGTCCCAGCATCCCGGAATCCTGATGCCCGGATTTTCCCGGACAGGGCCAAGTAGTCGGCCATCCTGTTTCAGGCTCTGGTTGATGCTTTGCATATTGCAATCCAGGTCAAGCATCTGGCGAACGCGGCTGACAATCACGGCCAGGGCCGAGAGTTCAGGATAGACGATATCCACTCGGAATGCCGATTGGTCCGGCAGGTGTTCGACGATCAGGTAGCCACCGCGTCCATTCAGTTCAAAGCTTCTCTGGTACCGATGGTCAGAAACCAGCTCGACGTTCCTGAGGGCCCGGGTTCTGAAATAATTTCTGGTCCAGAACCAGCTGTAGGGCGGCGTATAGCGAAGCGTGAGTTGCAGGCCGCCGTCGGGGCCTCCGGCATCAGTCACACTGCGGCGACGGAAGTCGCGCGGCGCCCGCTGGTAGCTTTTCAGGAAAGCGTCATTAAACCGGCGCAAACTGTTAAATCCCGCCGCCAGGGCGACTTCTGTCAGGGGCAGGCTGGTCTCCGTGATCAGTTGTTTGGCAAACAACAGCCTGCGGGTGTCGGCGATCTCTTTTGGCGAAGCTCCGAGATATTGCTCGAACAGCCGGCGCAGGTGGCGGCCGCCAAGCCCCACCCGGTCGGCCAGATCCTCCACCGATCCTTCATTCAGGGCGCCTTCATTGATCAGGCGCAACGCCCGGGAAACCGTACTTGCCGATCCTTGCCACGCAGGCAGGTCGGGGGAGACTTCCGGCCGGCATCTGAGGCAGGGGCGGAACCCTGCGGCCAGGGCTGCGGCAGCGCTGGGCAGGAAGGTGCAGTTTTCCTTTTTCGGCGTTTTGGCCGGACAAACCGGGCGACAGAATATCCCGGTGGTCAGGACGGCGGTGAAAAATCTGCCGTCGTAACTCTTGTCCCGACTCAGGAGAGCCTGATAACATTGGTCCCGGTCGAGTGGGTTTGGAGTGTTTCTCGTGTTCATAGGTGAAATCTAGCATAACACGGTCGGAAAACTCGCCATTTTCGGACATAAATCGTAAAAATATACGGTTAATCCGTCCCAAAACTCGACTGAAGCTTTAAAATGCCGGGAAATTCTTATATTTTTATTTGTCGGATTTCGGGAAGAAAATGATGAATTACAGGCATTTATTGGATTTTCTTTAGAACAGGCTTTTAGGCTTTGTTAACGAACTGGACTGTAGAATAACAAGATACACCAAAGCCGGATGCAAAGCGCCGGTAAAGTCGGATAAACGGAAAACAGGAAGCGTAGGTAACTAAACCACTATGGGCGCACTTGATAAGGGGTATAAGGCTGACGAACTGATCAGGCTCGCAGCCGACAAGTCAGTATCTGCACGCAATGAGCTTGTGGAAAATATTACTGACCTCTTTTTGACTCCCGGGGGCCGACTGAATGAGCACGAACGTGCTCTCATGAATGACATTCTTTCCAAGCTCATCCTCAACGTCGAACAGCATATCCGCAGGGAGCTGGCCAGAAGGCTGGCCGATTCCATGGACTTGTCCGGTGAACTGGTGGGCATGCTCGCCAACGACAAAATCGAGATCGCCCGTCCTGTGCTGGAAAAAAACAAACTGTTGCAGGACGCGCAACTGATCGAGGTGATCCGGAACCGGACCGATGCCCATCGCCTGGCCATCGCCATTCGCGAGGATGTGTCCGCAGAGGTTAGCGATGAACTGATTGAACATGGCAGCGAGGATGTTGTCGAGGCACTGATCAACAACAGCAGTGCCGAAATATCAGAAGCCTCTATGGAATATCTGGTGGCAGAATCGAAAAGCCTGGACAGGTTCCAGGAACCGCTGCTTAGCCGCCAGGACCTGCCGCCGGGGCTTGCTTTCCGGATGTACTGGTGGGTGTCTGCGGCTCTGCGCCGGCGCATCATCAAGGAATTCGAAGTGGATGAAACACTTCTGGATGACGCCATAGAAATGGCGACCAAACATTCTATCCAGCAGGCCGAGGAGGAAGACAGCGTCATGGATAAGGCGCTGAAGCTCGTCCGCAAGCTGGATGATGAAAACAAACTTAATACGACCTTTGTTCTTCAGGCCCTCAGGCAGGAGAAAGTAAATCTGGCAGTTGCCGGACTTTCCCAGATTGCGGGCCTCAGTGTAAAAATAGTCTGGCGGGCTTTCAGAGAAAGAACCGGAGAAAGCCTGGCTGTCATTGCAAAATCTATCGGGCTTAGTAAAGAGGAATTCACCTCGTTGTTTCTATTGGTCATGCAGACCCGTTCCGGCGGAAAGGCCAGGGCGACCAGTCTGCTGAAGTCAATTCTTACCATGTATAACGATATCAAGGCCGCCAATGCGCGGGCGGCGGTAAGACATTGGCAGCGCGACCTGGGCTACCAGGACGCTCTGACAGATATGAAAGAGGCTATATAAGCTATGCACGGAAAATCGGAATTTTATCGCGAGGCAGGGGAGAGCGGTATGAGGGGATCAGCAACAAGCCGGACAATCGTTCCGCTGGAAACACTGGAATCCATGCGCCGCGGCAAACGGGCGAAATCGAAATCCGGGTCTTCCCCGCTTCTGGCCCAGGTGAAAACACTGGTCGACCGGATGAATATCGATGACAGTGTGCCGCTCTATGTGGCCTCTGTTGAAGGGGAACTGGTTTATGTGAACGACGGCTATCGGGAACTCGTCAGCAGCTGCACGATTTCAGGAAGCCTGGATGAGGAAAAGGAAGGCAAGGCGCTGCCGTCCAGCCTGATCGCCATTCTCAATGAAGTACAACTGACTCGCCAGACTGTGGTCTCCGAGGAACAGATCCTGGTCAGCAAGGAACTTCGTCACTACAAATCCCGCCACTTTCCGATCTGTGACGATCAGGGTTTTGTGATCGCGGTGGGCGGAACCTATGTGGACTTTACGGAACAGAAAAAGCAGGAACGCAGCGAAGGCCTCATGCAACAGCGGTTCCGCGACTTTGCCCGGGCTACATCCGACTGGTATTGGGAAGTTGACCGGGATTACAGGATCACCTTTGTTTCCGAACGCCTGACCTCCCTGACCGGCCTGCCGGCTTTCATGATGAAGGGCAAGCGGTTCGAACAGGTTGGCATCCTGAAAAAGGATGTGGATGGTGAGGAAATCATCTGCGACGATTTTATGGACCTGTACAAACCGTTCCGCGACTATCTCCTGCTGATGGAGGGACAGGACGGTGAACCGATTTATGTCCATCTCAGCGGCGTGCCGCTGTTTGACGGCGAAACAGGGGCCTTCCAGGGCTATCGTGGCGCCGGCATGGATGTAACGGTCAATTACAAGGCGCGCCTTGAGACGCTGGCGGTTCAGAAATCCCTGGAAAATACCCTGGAAGAGCTCACCAACAAGAATATCCAGCTTGATATGGCGTCTGCCCAGGCCGAAGCGTCACTCAATGCAAAGAGCGAATTCCTGGCGGCCATGAGCCATGAACTGCGCACACCGTTGAATGCGATTATCGGCTTTGCCGAAGCCATGAACATGGAGGTCTTCGGCGACCTCAATCCGCAGTATATTTCCTACAGCACGGATATCATGAATGCGGGCAAACACCTGCTGGAACTGATCAATGATGTGCTTGATGTGGCGGTGCTGGAAAGCGGCAAGCTGTCCCTGGAAGTAACGCCGACCTCGCTGGCGGAGATTATCGAGAAGGCCCTCAACCTGACCATCCTGCGCGCCAACAGCAAATATCTTGATACCAGCAACGTCAAGATCAGCCAGGATTATATCGTCAATGTGGATGAACGCCGGGCAACGCAGATTTTTGTGAACCTGCTCAGCAATGCCGTGAAATTCACCCCGGAATATGGTGAAGTCGGTATTCGCGTCCGCAAACTGGACCGCGGTCATGTGGCAGTGACAGTCTGGGACACCGGCATTGGTATTCCCGAGAGCCAGCAGGAGCTGGTGTTCGAAAAATTCCACCAGGCGACCGACAATATCTATTCCCGCAAGGAAGAAGGCACCGGCCTCGGCCTGCATATTTCCCGTCACCTCGCGCAGCAGATGGGGGGCGATATCCAGCTGCACAGCGTGGT
The DNA window shown above is from Emcibacter nanhaiensis and carries:
- a CDS encoding DNA-3-methyladenine glycosylase 2 family protein, which codes for MNTRNTPNPLDRDQCYQALLSRDKSYDGRFFTAVLTTGIFCRPVCPAKTPKKENCTFLPSAAAALAAGFRPCLRCRPEVSPDLPAWQGSASTVSRALRLINEGALNEGSVEDLADRVGLGGRHLRRLFEQYLGASPKEIADTRRLLFAKQLITETSLPLTEVALAAGFNSLRRFNDAFLKSYQRAPRDFRRRSVTDAGGPDGGLQLTLRYTPPYSWFWTRNYFRTRALRNVELVSDHRYQRSFELNGRGGYLIVEHLPDQSAFRVDIVYPELSALAVIVSRVRQMLDLDCNMQSINQSLKQDGRLLGPVRENPGIRIPGCWDPFELAIRAILGQQVSVEGGTTLASRLVRKLGRPLAGAPEGLSLLFPRPEDIAAADLSDIGIPRSRQELLKSFSARVMKDPDFLRRPAQLEDVVQNLCALKGIGPWTANYIAMRGLREPDAFPVNDLGLIKALGLEQNSKSSLGMLQIAEKWRPFRGYATMYLWSSLHKDFADD
- a CDS encoding DUF2336 domain-containing protein yields the protein MGALDKGYKADELIRLAADKSVSARNELVENITDLFLTPGGRLNEHERALMNDILSKLILNVEQHIRRELARRLADSMDLSGELVGMLANDKIEIARPVLEKNKLLQDAQLIEVIRNRTDAHRLAIAIREDVSAEVSDELIEHGSEDVVEALINNSSAEISEASMEYLVAESKSLDRFQEPLLSRQDLPPGLAFRMYWWVSAALRRRIIKEFEVDETLLDDAIEMATKHSIQQAEEEDSVMDKALKLVRKLDDENKLNTTFVLQALRQEKVNLAVAGLSQIAGLSVKIVWRAFRERTGESLAVIAKSIGLSKEEFTSLFLLVMQTRSGGKARATSLLKSILTMYNDIKAANARAAVRHWQRDLGYQDALTDMKEAI
- a CDS encoding LysR substrate-binding domain-containing protein yields the protein MNLRDLNYLVAVADNGHFGRAAEVCHVSQPALSMQIRKLEDFLGVPLFERTNKTVMITEAGRQIVARARVVLQEAENIREIADSFRDPLAGKILLGAFPTLAPYLLPKVIPALHQHFPALALYLVEEKTEVLVEKIKAGEVEAAMLAIPVEEEQLDSEELFTEEFLLALPADHRLAGHTSVSFNDIRNESLLLLEEGHCLRTQALKVCTLVGARENTEFRATSLETLRQMVAASVGMTLMPEFAVREQEGVVYLPFTGDVPSRTIALFYRKSSVRKKLLSEIAGHVRDLIGQAG
- a CDS encoding methylated-DNA--[protein]-cysteine S-methyltransferase — its product is MTDLTIDHIESPVGRIFAVSHGTRICALDFESYEERMHRLLSKRYGDYTLTKQKNPSLRCKLESYFSGRTDSLDDIDVEMQGTPFQVKVWQALRTIPAGQTWTYAQLARAVGNEKAVRAVGTANGQNPVAIIVPCHRVIGSDGTLTGYAGGVERKQRLLELEGLSLPAR
- a CDS encoding sensor histidine kinase — its product is MRGSATSRTIVPLETLESMRRGKRAKSKSGSSPLLAQVKTLVDRMNIDDSVPLYVASVEGELVYVNDGYRELVSSCTISGSLDEEKEGKALPSSLIAILNEVQLTRQTVVSEEQILVSKELRHYKSRHFPICDDQGFVIAVGGTYVDFTEQKKQERSEGLMQQRFRDFARATSDWYWEVDRDYRITFVSERLTSLTGLPAFMMKGKRFEQVGILKKDVDGEEIICDDFMDLYKPFRDYLLLMEGQDGEPIYVHLSGVPLFDGETGAFQGYRGAGMDVTVNYKARLETLAVQKSLENTLEELTNKNIQLDMASAQAEASLNAKSEFLAAMSHELRTPLNAIIGFAEAMNMEVFGDLNPQYISYSTDIMNAGKHLLELINDVLDVAVLESGKLSLEVTPTSLAEIIEKALNLTILRANSKYLDTSNVKISQDYIVNVDERRATQIFVNLLSNAVKFTPEYGEVGIRVRKLDRGHVAVTVWDTGIGIPESQQELVFEKFHQATDNIYSRKEEGTGLGLHISRHLAQQMGGDIQLHSVVNEGSEFTVILPIVARN